In Gossypium hirsutum isolate 1008001.06 chromosome D01, Gossypium_hirsutum_v2.1, whole genome shotgun sequence, the genomic window aacaaTCCCAATATTAGCTTTAATGTGAAATAATCAGATCTCAATATCAGTCAGCAATGATGAGATTCAACTATAAAACATTAAGAAAAAGTACCTTCTTTCTAATTCAACAATGTTGTCAATCTGAGTTTGATTGTACTGAACAAGCACAGAGAACAAAAATGCAAAGGCACTCAAGCTAACCTGAAATGGAAGCACAACATTCAACAATTCAAATTTTGACTCCAAATTGATTTAAAACAAATCCCCAATAAAAACTACTATTGATTTGGTTAGTTTTGGTTTATGTAAACACCTTTTCTACTTTCTAAAGTAATAAGATCTCAAcagatttattttattcttattttgagACTAATTTGCCTCATTTGATCATAATTTCTTGACTAATttaatggataaataaaataatttaatgagaaaataaaagttaaaagaaacaAACTCAATAGATGTCAAATATTGCAACAAGAAGAAAAAGGTGAATTATTGAAACAATCTGAAACTCAGATTGCTTGCTAAGAATACGAATTTacagtttaaataaaataagggAAACGAAAAAGCAAGTCTCTAGTTTAAACTTTATCATTTTCTGATGCATTTCAGCATAACATAAGAGGAAGAGATATCAAGAAAGAGTGAAGGAACCTCTTTTTTGTCCCAACATCTAACCTTGTCCCAGCATAATGTCGAGAACGTCTTGAAATGAGAGTTAAACAAAAATCCCTGCCAGAGACAGAAAGTTTCACCTGGACATCAAAGTTGGAAATAACAAACATTAGATCAAAACTTTAAACCATGCACCAAATGGAAACAAAAACTTCTAGCTAACTTGgatgagaaaaattttgagaCAGAATCTAGTTCATCTTTAGTTACTACTTTTTAAGGTACCTAATGCTATAAGAGAAAACCTGGTAAATGGTCGATGATGCTCCTTAAGAATATTGACAAACAAACTccattcaataaaataaaaccaacgAAATTGTAAATATAATGGTTGGTCCAAtaatatggattaaattttaaaaaaaaaagcattagCCAATGCAAGACAACAAATAACATTCGATAGCTACTCCATAACCAGAAACAATTCTACATCGCTGAAAATGGTAATAAAGTTCAGGGTTACCTAGATTTCTCTAAAGCAACATCTTTTAAGCAAAAACCAGACATAGAAACTGAAAGAAACTAAAACAATTATCTGAACTTAACAATCTTCCAGCAAATATTACTTCCATTATCACTTATcacaaaaataaatgaatagGAAAAAGCCTAAAGTGTATCATACCTGCTTGAAAAAGGcatataccaaaaaaaaattatgttaaagaTATTGAACTCTAATATAGCACCTGGATATCCCTTTAAAGATATTGAAACATCTTCCATCTCTGCAAAAGCTTCTTCTTTGTCTCCAACCTCGTATAAGGCCAATGCCCTACCAACTCTTGCATAGTCTAAGAATGCaaaatctttataattttcaaCCACCTGAAAGCAAGTGATGAAAATTTATTCACATACACTGCTGCATCACAACTTCACAAGTTGGTCTAAGTTCATAGGTATCAGAGGTGCATTAAAAATAATACGAATTATTGTATATATGTAATATGCTATGGTCATAATAATCCTCTTGCAACAAAATAAGGTC contains:
- the LOC107921143 gene encoding uncharacterized protein isoform X5 — translated: MIFKSSTRLYIFQGPSELVPPEKDLKVKREAKIREEMLDREASLRRARAETSLSDGISWGMGEDAIEEAEVVENYKDFAFLDYARVGRALALYEVGDKEEAFAEMEDVSISLKGYPGETFCLWQGFLFNSHFKTFSTLCWDKVSLSAFAFLFSVLVQYNQTQIDNIVELERS
- the LOC107921143 gene encoding uncharacterized protein isoform X3, producing the protein MIFKSSTRLYIFQGPSELVPPEKDLKVKREAKIREEMLDREASLRRARAETSLSDGISWGMGEDAIEEAEVVENYKDFAFLDYARVGRALALYEVGDKEEAFAEMEDVSISLKGYPGETFCLWQGFLFNSHFKTFSTLCWDKVRCWDKKEVSLSAFAFLFSVLVQYNQTQIDNIVELERS
- the LOC107921143 gene encoding uncharacterized protein isoform X4, producing the protein MIFKSSTRLYIFQGPSELVPPEKDLKVKREAKIREEMLDREASLRRARAETSLSDGISWGMGEDAIEEAEVVENYKDFAFLDYARVGRALALYEVGDKEEAFAEMEDVSISLKGYPGETFCLWQGFLFNSHFKTFSTLCWDKVSLSAFAFLFSVLVQYNQTQIDNIVELERSEKFKNRRP